One Gossypium hirsutum isolate 1008001.06 chromosome A11, Gossypium_hirsutum_v2.1, whole genome shotgun sequence genomic window carries:
- the LOC107901391 gene encoding nucleolar protein 6 isoform X2: protein METETCIDSMDFKVQELLKEARLECSSALTKLVDDTVSAIKSAIDKIPEDLQVTADWAPGFVRDIGADKAEFKFKKPKSIEIGGSYSIGCIAKPDVNVDLLLRLPKECFHEKDYLNYRYHAKRCLYLCVIKKHLKSSSSIQKVEWSALQNEARKPVLVVYPAANLGEVPGLFIRIIPAATSLFDLSKLNMKRNNVRALNAGDDPQPTPIYNCSILEDMYLEEKSNFVKKTFSGWKELGEALILLKVWARLRSSIYVHDCLNGFLISIIVSYLVAKNKINRDMMPMGIFRATLKFIETDPLWKHGLYFPMSDQNASSKGNEQLNSSTRFNLAFRISSVAYPELQDEVALTLRCLEKCRDGGFEEIFTTKIDNAAKYDYCVRLNLKGNSEVYSLGFCLDEECWRVYEQDVHSLLNQGLTDRAKFIRVIWRNTYSDFNVENGLSALDSEPLFVGISVSSVEKAFRVVDIGPNAEKKDEALMFRKFWGEKAELRRFQDGKIAESTVWESKQGTRHLILKGIIEFLLGRHLSLSKKDIVPVVDQLDFCLLHDGKDPVSHSVKLLGTFEALSKRLRSIEDVPLKISSVQPLDSAFRFTSVFPPEPHPLANKKVDVARLHNLTPFCVQSLEVMIQLEGSGSWPMDDVLIEKTKSVFLLKIAESLQDNWGITCTATEEDVDVFMDGYAFRLRILHERGLSLVNKEIGGDQMKRVSSADKMLFVRSQHASMINGLQFRYPIFGPVVRLAKRWLASHLFSACLAEEAAELLVAYLFLKPLPFNVPCSRITGFLRFLRLLAEHDWAFSPLVVDINGDLSQNDEKEIDDNFTQSRKAYEENPQNESKAMFLATAYDKASEAWTRCSPNPLELKRLAAYARSSASLLTKLILQNQTDSGGWECLLRTPLSLYDAVILLHGDRLPYPKRLLFTSELDQGRHVAHGNASTCFHPFLLPSDMKGSSLEQLKAKLMVNFDPLRCFVGDVEKGFSNRLKLWYDSLGGDAIGLTWERSKKREREAEETAEKYPVDLLRNIGELGEGFVRDVYLLKAPRLSS, encoded by the exons ATGGAGACTGAAACTTGCATTGACTCTATGGACTTCAAAGTTCAAGAGTTATTAAAGGAGGCTCGTCTCGAATGTTCGTCTGCACTTACCAAGCTCGTCGACGACACCGTTTCCGCCATCAAATCCGCCATAGATAAAATTCCTGAAGACCTTcag GTTACCGCGGATTGGGCTCCAGGTTTTGTGAGAGATATTGGTGCAGACAAAGCCGAATTTAAATTTAAGAAGCCGAAGTCTATTGAAATTGGTGGTAGTTATTCAATAGGCTGCATAGCAAAACCAGATGTTAATGTCGATCTTCTCCTCCGCTTACCAAAG GAATGTTTCCACGAGAAAGACTACCTAAATTACCGGTATCATGCTAAAAGGTGCCTTTACCTCTGTGTTATAAAGAAGCACTTGAAATCCTCTTCATCAATTCAGAAGGTTGAATGGTCTGCTTTGCAAAACGAGGCTAGGAAACCTGTATTGGTTGTCTATCCAG CTGCAAACCTTGGTGAAGTTCCTGGGCTTTTTATCAGAATAATTCCCGCAGCAACATCCCTATTCGATCTTTCCAAGTTGAACATGAAGCGGAACAATGTACGAGCTCTGAATGCAG GGGATGATCCTCAGCCTACACCAATATATAATTGTAGCATATTGGAAGACATGTATTTAGAGGAGAAGtcaaattttgttaagaaaacaTTTTCTGGATGGAAGGAATTGGGAGAGGCCTTAATCTTGCTGAAG GTCTGGGCTCGGTTGAGAAGTTCGATATATGTTCATGATTGCTTAAATGGGTTTCTAATATCTATTATAGTGTCGTACCTTGTGGCCAAAAATAAGATTAACCGTGATATGATGCCAATGGGGATATTTCGTGCCACATTGAAATTTATTG AAACTGATCCATTGTGGAAGCATGGGCTTTACTTTCCAATGTCAGACCAGAATGCTTCTTCTAAG GGAAATGAGCAGCTTAATTCTTCAACCCGCTTCAATTTGGCATTCAGAATATCAAGTGTTGCTTATCCCGAG CTACAAGATGAAGTTGCGTTGACACTTAGGTGTTTAGAAAAATGCAGAGATGGTGGATTCGAGGAAATTTTCACAACCAAGATTGACAATGCCGCTAAATACGATTATTGCGTTAG ATTGAACTTGAAAGGAAATAGTGAGGTTTATTCTCTGGGATTTTGCTTGGATGAGGAATGTTGGAGAGTGTATGAGCAGGATGTACACAGTCTGCTTAATCAAGGATTGACTGATAGAGCGAAGTTTATTCGTGTTATTTGGAGGAACACTTATTCGGACTTTAATGTTGAAAAT GGCTTATCAGCACTTGATAGTGAGCCATTATTTGTTGGAATTTCAGTGAGCTCTGTAGAGAAGGCTTTTAGGGTTGTAGATATTGGCCCAAATGCTGAAAAGAAAGACGAG GCTCTCATGTTTCGAAAATTTTGGGGTGAGAAGGCTGAGCTTCGGAGATTTCAAGATGGTAAAATTGCAGAAAGCACAG TATGGGAGAGCAAACAGGGGACAAGACATCTCATTTTAAAAGGAATTATTGAATTTTTACTGGGACGCCATCTTTCTTTATCGAAAAAGGATATTGTCCCAGTAGTGGATCAGCTTGATTTCTGTTTGCTACATGATGGTAAAG ACCCGGTATCACATTCTGTAAAACTGCTTGGAACTTTTGAAGCATTGTCTAAACGATTGCGTTCCATTGAAGATGTTCCCTTGAAGATATCTAGTGTGCAGCCTCTTGATTctg CTTTCAGGTTTACTTCTGTATTTCCTCCTGAACCTCATCCTCTGGCAAATAAAAAGGTGGATGTGGCAAGGTTACATAATTTGACCCCATTCTGTGTTCAGTCACTTGAAGTTATGATTCAG TTGGAAGGTTCTGGGAGTTGGCCAATGGATGATGTCCTAATTGAGAAAACTAAATCAGTTTTCCTTCTGAAAATTGCAGAAAG TCTTCAGGATAACTGGGGGATAACATGTACTGCTACTGAGGAAGATGTGGATGTTTTCATGGATGGATATGCATTTCGTCTTAGAATTTTGCATGAGAGAGGCCTAAGCCTGGTGAATAAAGAAA TTGGAGGTGACCAAATGAAACGGGTTTCATCTGCTGATAAAATGCTTTTTGTTCGTAGTCAACATGCAAGCATGATAAATGGATTACAGTTCCGTTACCCGATATTTGGGCCGGTTGTTAG GCTTGCAAAACGGTGGCTTGCTTCACATCTCTTTTCAGCTTGCTTGGCAGAAGAGGCTGCTGAGCTATTAGTTGCCTACCTCTTTTTGAAGCCTCTACCATTTAATGTTCCCTGTTCGCGGATCACTGGATTTTTAAG GTTCTTGCGGCTACTAGCTGAACATGATTGGGCTTTTTCTCCATTGGTTGTTGATATAAATGGTGATCTGAGCCAAAATGATGAGAAAGAGATTGAT GATAACTTTACGCAAAGTAGAAAAGCTTACGAAGAAAACCCCCAAAACGAAAGCAAGGCCATGTTCCTGGCTACTGCTTATGACAAGGCATCTGAAGCTTGGACTAGATGCTCACCAAATCCATTG GAGCTAAAAAGGTTGGCGGCTTACGCTAGAAGCAGTGCAAGCTTGTTGACAAAACTCATATTGCAAAATCAGACTGATTCCGGTGGATGGGAG TGCCTTCTCCGAACTCCACTGAGCCTCTATGATGCTGTAATACTTCTCCATGGAGATAGATTACCTTACCCAAAACGTCTTCTCTTCACATCTGAACTGGACCAAG GGCGGCATGTGGCTCATGGCAATGCTAGCACTTGTTTCCACCCCTTCCTATTGCCTTCCGATATGAAGGGTAGTAGCTTAGAGCAACTTAAAGCCAAGCTAATGGTAAACTTTGATCCACTAAGGTGCTTTGTTGGAGATGTAGAG AAAGGGTTCTCCAACAGATTGAAGTTATGGTATGATTCATTAGGAGGTGATGCTATCGGTCTAACATGGGAACGGTCAAAG AAACGAGAACGAGAAGCGGAAGAAACGGCCGAAAAATATCCGGTTGATTTGTTGAGAAATATAGGTGAACTGGGGGAAGGATTTGTGAGAGATGTTTATCTGCTCAAGGCTCCCAGGCTTTCGAGTTAA
- the LOC107901407 gene encoding ADP-ribosylation factor-like protein 2, whose product MYFFFSLSNPKAISSKGQCYISSSPQNLETKISRSADQSKIFLVSFYLCCKLKKWDFLVSFGKSREKKRKCESLWWKTTIVLKINGEDTSVISPTLGFNIKTITYQKYTLNIWDVGGQRTIRSYWRNYFEQTDGLVWVVDSSDLRRLDDCKMELDNLLKEEDYQEHPC is encoded by the exons atgtacttttttttttctctttctaatCCCAAAGCAATATCGTCCAAAGGACAATGCTATATATCATCTTCTCCGCAAAATCTTGAAACCAAAATTTCTCGATCTGCAGATCAATCGAAAATTTTCTTAGTTTCTTTCTATCTTTGCTGTAAGCTGAAGAAATGGGACTTCTTAGTATCATTCGGAAAatcaagagaaaagaaaaggaaatgcgAATCCTTATGGT GGAAGACCACAATTGTTTTGAAGATTAACGGAGAGGATACAAGCGTAATTAGTCCCACTCTTGGCTTCAACATCAAAACCATCACATACCAGAA ATATACTCTGAATATATGGGATGTAGGTGGTCAAAGAACTATAAGATCATATTGGAGGAACTATTTTGAGCAAACAGATGGTTTGGTTTGGGTTGTTGATAGCTCAGATCTTAGAAGATTAGATGATTGCAAAATGGAACTGGATAATCTTCTAAAGGAAGA AGATTATCAGGAGCATCCTTGTTGA
- the LOC107901391 gene encoding nucleolar protein 6 isoform X1: protein METETCIDSMDFKVQELLKEARLECSSALTKLVDDTVSAIKSAIDKIPEDLQVTADWAPGFVRDIGADKAEFKFKKPKSIEIGGSYSIGCIAKPDVNVDLLLRLPKECFHEKDYLNYRYHAKRCLYLCVIKKHLKSSSSIQKVEWSALQNEARKPVLVVYPAANLGEVPGLFIRIIPAATSLFDLSKLNMKRNNVRALNAGDDPQPTPIYNCSILEDMYLEEKSNFVKKTFSGWKELGEALILLKVWARLRSSIYVHDCLNGFLISIIVSYLVAKNKINRDMMPMGIFRATLKFIETDPLWKHGLYFPMSDQNASSKGNEQLNSSTRFNLAFRISSVAYPELQDEVALTLRCLEKCRDGGFEEIFTTKIDNAAKYDYCVRLNLKGNSEVYSLGFCLDEECWRVYEQDVHSLLNQGLTDRAKFIRVIWRNTYSDFNVENGLSALDSEPLFVGISVSSVEKAFRVVDIGPNAEKKDEALMFRKFWGEKAELRRFQDGKIAESTVWESKQGTRHLILKGIIEFLLGRHLSLSKKDIVPVVDQLDFCLLHDGKDPVSHSVKLLGTFEALSKRLRSIEDVPLKISSVQPLDSAFRFTSVFPPEPHPLANKKVDVARLHNLTPFCVQSLEVMIQLEGSGSWPMDDVLIEKTKSVFLLKIAESLQDNWGITCTATEEDVDVFMDGYAFRLRILHERGLSLVNKEIGGDQMKRVSSADKMLFVRSQHASMINGLQFRYPIFGPVVRLAKRWLASHLFSACLAEEAAELLVAYLFLKPLPFNVPCSRITGFLRFLRLLAEHDWAFSPLVVDINGDLSQNDEKEIDDNFTQSRKAYEENPQNESKAMFLATAYDKASEAWTRCSPNPLELKRLAAYARSSASLLTKLILQNQTDSGGWECLLRTPLSLYDAVILLHGDRLPYPKRLLFTSELDQGIFLGGKGRHVAHGNASTCFHPFLLPSDMKGSSLEQLKAKLMVNFDPLRCFVGDVEKGFSNRLKLWYDSLGGDAIGLTWERSKKREREAEETAEKYPVDLLRNIGELGEGFVRDVYLLKAPRLSS from the exons ATGGAGACTGAAACTTGCATTGACTCTATGGACTTCAAAGTTCAAGAGTTATTAAAGGAGGCTCGTCTCGAATGTTCGTCTGCACTTACCAAGCTCGTCGACGACACCGTTTCCGCCATCAAATCCGCCATAGATAAAATTCCTGAAGACCTTcag GTTACCGCGGATTGGGCTCCAGGTTTTGTGAGAGATATTGGTGCAGACAAAGCCGAATTTAAATTTAAGAAGCCGAAGTCTATTGAAATTGGTGGTAGTTATTCAATAGGCTGCATAGCAAAACCAGATGTTAATGTCGATCTTCTCCTCCGCTTACCAAAG GAATGTTTCCACGAGAAAGACTACCTAAATTACCGGTATCATGCTAAAAGGTGCCTTTACCTCTGTGTTATAAAGAAGCACTTGAAATCCTCTTCATCAATTCAGAAGGTTGAATGGTCTGCTTTGCAAAACGAGGCTAGGAAACCTGTATTGGTTGTCTATCCAG CTGCAAACCTTGGTGAAGTTCCTGGGCTTTTTATCAGAATAATTCCCGCAGCAACATCCCTATTCGATCTTTCCAAGTTGAACATGAAGCGGAACAATGTACGAGCTCTGAATGCAG GGGATGATCCTCAGCCTACACCAATATATAATTGTAGCATATTGGAAGACATGTATTTAGAGGAGAAGtcaaattttgttaagaaaacaTTTTCTGGATGGAAGGAATTGGGAGAGGCCTTAATCTTGCTGAAG GTCTGGGCTCGGTTGAGAAGTTCGATATATGTTCATGATTGCTTAAATGGGTTTCTAATATCTATTATAGTGTCGTACCTTGTGGCCAAAAATAAGATTAACCGTGATATGATGCCAATGGGGATATTTCGTGCCACATTGAAATTTATTG AAACTGATCCATTGTGGAAGCATGGGCTTTACTTTCCAATGTCAGACCAGAATGCTTCTTCTAAG GGAAATGAGCAGCTTAATTCTTCAACCCGCTTCAATTTGGCATTCAGAATATCAAGTGTTGCTTATCCCGAG CTACAAGATGAAGTTGCGTTGACACTTAGGTGTTTAGAAAAATGCAGAGATGGTGGATTCGAGGAAATTTTCACAACCAAGATTGACAATGCCGCTAAATACGATTATTGCGTTAG ATTGAACTTGAAAGGAAATAGTGAGGTTTATTCTCTGGGATTTTGCTTGGATGAGGAATGTTGGAGAGTGTATGAGCAGGATGTACACAGTCTGCTTAATCAAGGATTGACTGATAGAGCGAAGTTTATTCGTGTTATTTGGAGGAACACTTATTCGGACTTTAATGTTGAAAAT GGCTTATCAGCACTTGATAGTGAGCCATTATTTGTTGGAATTTCAGTGAGCTCTGTAGAGAAGGCTTTTAGGGTTGTAGATATTGGCCCAAATGCTGAAAAGAAAGACGAG GCTCTCATGTTTCGAAAATTTTGGGGTGAGAAGGCTGAGCTTCGGAGATTTCAAGATGGTAAAATTGCAGAAAGCACAG TATGGGAGAGCAAACAGGGGACAAGACATCTCATTTTAAAAGGAATTATTGAATTTTTACTGGGACGCCATCTTTCTTTATCGAAAAAGGATATTGTCCCAGTAGTGGATCAGCTTGATTTCTGTTTGCTACATGATGGTAAAG ACCCGGTATCACATTCTGTAAAACTGCTTGGAACTTTTGAAGCATTGTCTAAACGATTGCGTTCCATTGAAGATGTTCCCTTGAAGATATCTAGTGTGCAGCCTCTTGATTctg CTTTCAGGTTTACTTCTGTATTTCCTCCTGAACCTCATCCTCTGGCAAATAAAAAGGTGGATGTGGCAAGGTTACATAATTTGACCCCATTCTGTGTTCAGTCACTTGAAGTTATGATTCAG TTGGAAGGTTCTGGGAGTTGGCCAATGGATGATGTCCTAATTGAGAAAACTAAATCAGTTTTCCTTCTGAAAATTGCAGAAAG TCTTCAGGATAACTGGGGGATAACATGTACTGCTACTGAGGAAGATGTGGATGTTTTCATGGATGGATATGCATTTCGTCTTAGAATTTTGCATGAGAGAGGCCTAAGCCTGGTGAATAAAGAAA TTGGAGGTGACCAAATGAAACGGGTTTCATCTGCTGATAAAATGCTTTTTGTTCGTAGTCAACATGCAAGCATGATAAATGGATTACAGTTCCGTTACCCGATATTTGGGCCGGTTGTTAG GCTTGCAAAACGGTGGCTTGCTTCACATCTCTTTTCAGCTTGCTTGGCAGAAGAGGCTGCTGAGCTATTAGTTGCCTACCTCTTTTTGAAGCCTCTACCATTTAATGTTCCCTGTTCGCGGATCACTGGATTTTTAAG GTTCTTGCGGCTACTAGCTGAACATGATTGGGCTTTTTCTCCATTGGTTGTTGATATAAATGGTGATCTGAGCCAAAATGATGAGAAAGAGATTGAT GATAACTTTACGCAAAGTAGAAAAGCTTACGAAGAAAACCCCCAAAACGAAAGCAAGGCCATGTTCCTGGCTACTGCTTATGACAAGGCATCTGAAGCTTGGACTAGATGCTCACCAAATCCATTG GAGCTAAAAAGGTTGGCGGCTTACGCTAGAAGCAGTGCAAGCTTGTTGACAAAACTCATATTGCAAAATCAGACTGATTCCGGTGGATGGGAG TGCCTTCTCCGAACTCCACTGAGCCTCTATGATGCTGTAATACTTCTCCATGGAGATAGATTACCTTACCCAAAACGTCTTCTCTTCACATCTGAACTGGACCAAGGTATATTCCTTGGAGGCAAAG GGCGGCATGTGGCTCATGGCAATGCTAGCACTTGTTTCCACCCCTTCCTATTGCCTTCCGATATGAAGGGTAGTAGCTTAGAGCAACTTAAAGCCAAGCTAATGGTAAACTTTGATCCACTAAGGTGCTTTGTTGGAGATGTAGAG AAAGGGTTCTCCAACAGATTGAAGTTATGGTATGATTCATTAGGAGGTGATGCTATCGGTCTAACATGGGAACGGTCAAAG AAACGAGAACGAGAAGCGGAAGAAACGGCCGAAAAATATCCGGTTGATTTGTTGAGAAATATAGGTGAACTGGGGGAAGGATTTGTGAGAGATGTTTATCTGCTCAAGGCTCCCAGGCTTTCGAGTTAA